A single window of Phyllostomus discolor isolate MPI-MPIP mPhyDis1 chromosome 13, mPhyDis1.pri.v3, whole genome shotgun sequence DNA harbors:
- the LRRTM2 gene encoding leucine-rich repeat transmembrane neuronal protein 2, producing the protein MGLHFKWPLGAPMLAAIYAMSMVLKMLPALGMACPPKCRCEKLLFYCDSQGFHSVPNATEKGSLGLSLRHNHITELERDQFASFSQLTWLHLDHNQISTVKEDAFQGLYKLKELILSSNKIFYLPNTTFTQLINLQNLDLSFNQLSSLHPELFYGLRKLQTLHLRSNSLRTIPVRLFWDCRSLEFLDLSTNRLRSLARNGFAGLIKLRELHLEHNQLTKINFAHFLRLSSLHTLFLQWNKISNLTCGMEWTWGTLEKLDLTGNEIKAIDLTVFETMPNLKILLMDNNKLNSLDSKILNSLRSLTTVGLSGNLWECSPRICALASWLGSFQGRWEQSILCHSPDHTQGEDILDAVHGFQLCWNLSTTVTAMATTYRDPTTEYTKRISSSSYHVGDKEIPTTAGISVTTEEHFPEPDNAIFTQRVITGTMALLFSFFFIIFIVFISRKCCPPTLRRIRQCSMIQNHRQLRSQTRLHMSNMSDQGPYNEYEPTHEGPFIIINGYGQCKCQQLPYKECEV; encoded by the exons ATGG GCTTACATTTCAAGTGGCCGTTAGGGGCCCCTATGCTGGCAGCAATTTATGCAATGAGTATGGTTTTAAAAATGCTGCCTGCCCTGGGAATGGCGTGTCCACCCAAATGCCGCTGTGAGAAGCTGCTCTTCTACTGCGACTCTCAGGGCTTCCACTCAGTGCCAAACGCCACAGAAAAGGGCTCCCTGGGCCTGTCCCTGAGGCACAATCACATCACAGAGCTTGAAAGAGATCAATTTGCCAGCTTCAGTCAACTTACCTGGCTCCACTTAGACCACAATCAAATTTCAACAGTAAAAGAAGATGCTTTTCAAGGACTATATAAACTTAAGGAATTAATCTTAAgttcaaacaaaatattttacttgccAAACACAACTTTTACTCAACTGATTAACCTGCAAAATTTGGACCTGTCTTTTAATCAGCTGTCATCTCTGCACCCAGAGCTCTTCTACGGCCTTCGGAAGCTGCAGACCTTGCATTTACGGTCCAACTCTCTGCGGACTATCCCAGTACGCCTATTCTGGGACTGTCGTAGTCTGGAGTTTCTAGATTTGAGCACAAACCGTTTGCGAAGTTTGGCTCGTAATGGATTTGCAGGATTAATCAAACTGAGAGAGCTTCACCTAGAGCACAACCAGCTGACGAAGATTAATTTTGCTCATTTCCTACGGCTAAGCAGTCTGCACACACTCTTCTTACAATGGAACAAAATCAGCAACTTGACATGTGGGATGGAATGGACCTGGGGCACTTTAGAAAAGCTAGACCTGACTGGAAATGAAATCAAGGCCATCGACTTGACAGTGTTTGAAACAATGCCTAATCTTAAAATACTCCTAATGGATAACAACAAGTTAAACAGCCTTGATTCCAAGATCTTAAATTCCCTGAGATCCCTCACAACTGTTGGCCTCTCTGGCAATCTGTGGGAATGCAGCCCTAGAATATGTGCTTTGGCCTCCTGGCTGGGCAGTTTCCAAGGTCGGTGGGAACAGTCCATCTTATGCCACAGTCCTGACCACACCCAAGGAGAGGATATATTAGATGCAGTTCATGGATTTCAGCTCTGCTGGAATTTATCAACCACTGTCACAGCCATGGCTACAACTTACAGAGATCCAACCACTGAATATACAAAAAGAATAAGCTCATCAAGTTACCATGTGGGAGACAAAGAAATCCCAACTACGGCAGGCATATCAGTTACTACTGAGGAACATTTTCCTGAACCAGACAATGCCATCTTCACTCAGAGGGTAATTACAGGAACAAtggctttattgttttctttcttttttattatttttatagtgttcATCTCCAGGAAGTGCTGCCCTCCCACTTTAAGAAGAATTAGGCAGTGCTCAATGATTCAGAACCACAGGCAGCTCCGATCCCAAACACGACTCCATATGTCAAACATGTCAGACCAAGGACCGTATAATGAATATGAACCCACCCACGAAGGACCCTTTATCATCATTAATGGTTATGGACAGTGCAAGTGCCAGCAGCTGCCATACAAAGAATGTGAAGTATAA